Proteins found in one Fusarium oxysporum Fo47 chromosome V, complete sequence genomic segment:
- a CDS encoding PLC-like phosphodiesterase, with protein MELWSSVLAVLALTSSHVAAQTVDLSASSDLTFIGGTRTQKITRQTGPPTGAYSSYASKITLQGSSDTESDELTSTLTGLFPTDATDSTTITSNLTETGTGTATANGTSTATTKAKPTNTQPCNNYVELCKRKYGNITMVGCHNSPFVRPGNSGSNQELEVETQLNDGIRFLQAQIQFPSNSSVPHFCHSTCDLLDAGPITDWLTRVRKWVDDHPYDVVTILLGNGNYSHPDLYVPYIRETGILKYVYQAPYLPMALEDWPTLEDLIIRGKRVIMFIDYVSDQKKYPWLLDEFTQMWETPFDPLDRDFPCTVQRPPDLSEKSAKNRLYLMNHNLNAEFNVFGAEILVPAVALLNETNNVTGYGSLGVAANNCRSDWGRAPNILNVDYYNYGGFPGSVFEVAAQMNNVTYDRDSCCGTTSLAPHTYQAASMTALLAALMSAYLMF; from the coding sequence ATGGAGCTCTGGAGCTCAGTACTCGCGGTTCTGGCTTTGACTTCCAGTCATGTAGCAGCTCAGACAGTCGATTTATCAGCGTCTTCAGACCTCACTTTCATTGGAGGCACACGAACACAGAAAATTACACGACAAACCGGTCCTCCCACAGGCGCATATTCTTCCTACGCCTCTAAGATCACACTGCAGGGCTCCAGCGACACCGAATCGGACGAACTCACGAGCACCCTCACAGGCCTTTTCCCCACAGATGCCACAGATAGCACTACCATTACCAGCAACCTGACAGAGACTGGCACAGGAACCGCCACAGCGAATGGTACCTCGACTGCCACCACGAAAGCAAAGCCTACAAACACACAGCCCTGTAACAATTATGTCGAGCTTTGCAAGCGCAAGTACGGCAATATCACGATGGTTGGCTGCCACAACTCACCCTTCGTAAGACCGGGTAACTCTGGTTCTAACCaggagcttgaggttgagacACAACTTAATGATGGCATTCGCTTCCTTCAGGCCCAGATCCAGTTCCCTAGCAACTCATCAGTGCCACACTTTTGCCACTCGACctgtgatcttcttgacgcGGGTCCCATCACCGACTGGCTAACCAGAGTACGAAAGTGGGTTGACGACCACCCATACGATGTTGTCACGATTCTTCTTGGAAATGGAAACTACTCCCACCCCGATCTTTACGTACCGTACATCAGAGAGACCGGCATTTTGAAGTATGTCTACCAAGCACCTTACCTCCCAATGGCCCTTGAAGACTGGCCCACTCTGGAAGACCTGATCATTCGTGGCAAGCGAGTCATCATGTTCATCGACTACGTGTCGGACCAGAAGAAGTACCCCTGGCTTCTCGATGAGTTCACACAGATGTGGGAGACTCCTTTCGATCCCCTGGATCGCGACTTTCCCTGCACTGTCCAGCGACCTCCCGACCTGAGCGAGAAATCAGCGAAGAACCGCCTGTACCTCATGAACCACAACCTCAACGCCGAGTTCAACGTCTTTGGTGCCGAAATTCTGGTCCCCGCTGTGGCACTACTCAACGAGACTAACAACGTCACGGGTTATGGCAGCCTGGGTGTTGCGGCCAACAACTGCCGCTCTGACTGGGGTCGGGCTCCCAATATTCTCAACGTTGACTATTACAATTACGGTGGTTTCCCTGGCTCTGTCTTTGAGGTTGCTGCGCAGATGAATAACGTGACATATGACCGTGATAGTTGTTGCGGTACCACGAGCCTAGCTCCGCATACATATCAAGCTGCGTCTATGACAGCTTTGCTAGCTGCATTAATGTCAGCATACCTCATGTTCTAA
- a CDS encoding SUR7/PalI family-domain-containing protein has translation MANVHRRNTAFAASTLYFLSIPFLILVIIGNTHINSTLNDIYFFKLDVSQVIPISVDNSKLLNSVARSLGLHDFYQVGLWNFCEGYNDEGVTYCSNPKQWYWFNPVEILVSELLAGAQIALPAEAVTVLNLLKIGSRIMYGCFMAGICIDFVLIPLSLLVIRTRWWSLVITVLAFCTAILISLAAIIATVISVAAKVALTAQDQLNIKANIGIKMFVFMWLAAIFTDVAFLLHAAMGCCCRPNRDKPQSPQEEMRAAHPNLRHRRGHRSSSHSS, from the exons ATGGCGAACGTGCATAGGCGAAACACAGCCTTCGCTGCTAGCACGCTATACTTTCTGTCGATACCCTTCTTGATTCTCGTCATAATCGGTAATACCCATATCAATTCGACATTGAACGACATATACTTCTTTAAGCTTGACGTTTCTCAAGTTATACCAATCTCGGTCGATAATTCGAAACTGCTTAATTCTGTCGCTCGGAGTTTAGGTCTGCATGATTTCTACCAGGTTGGACTATGGAACTTTTGCGAAGGTTACAATGATGA GGGCGTTACCTACTGCTCTAACCCTAAACAGTGGTACTGGTTCAACCCTGTCGAGATTCTTGTCAGCGAACTACTCGCCGGAGCCCAGATTGCACTCCCTGCTGAGGCCGTCACCGTCCTCAACTTGCTCAAGATAGGCTCTAGAATCATGTATGGATGTTTCATGGCCGGCATATGCATCGACTTTGTCCTTATTCCGCTAAGCCTCCTCGTTATTCGCACCCGTTGGTGGAGTTTGGTTATAACAGTTCTTGCGTTCTGTACAGCGATTCTTATTTCGCTCGCAGCTATCATTGCAACTGTCATAAGTGTTGCTGCTAAGGTCGCACTCACGGCGCAGGATCAACTCAATATCAAGGCAAACATTGGCATCAAGATGTTTGTCTTCATGTGGTTGGCTGCTATTTTCACCGATGTGGCATTCCTGCTACATGCTGCCATGGGTTGCTGTTGTAGACCTAATAGGGATAAGCCGCAGAGTCCCCAAGAAGAGATGAGGGCAGCGCATCCAAACCTTCGTCATCGAAGAGGGCATAGGTCTTCATCACATTCGTCATAG
- a CDS encoding uncharacterized protein (of unknown function-domain containing protein) produces the protein MAYQDDQAEEPFRTYEPYQPAGSATASQRPATRQPHLSHRVSAMTIYSDDNSYPQLHGRESMVSLDSYAGNSSPPQQEYDGHSYAAGSGWSASFGYNGAGGSYAPVSAAGPPPSRFPSRAKRAYGSSLGRTIPEESTEDEAYDLSLLGGAAPMGHSGRYDPIKEDEDDVSPGFDLSAALGPMTSHDEVFVKKLQAQEASGMLTGGLGQGFHADVKMRDAELLSSTPSVQRSLSRSFSRRKPPAHLGRFETIRQRGQDEANRKGEVIEVILEEGPGADLSSIEGLSTVASNDFRRSTFPTKEGKTEIFYPQPNWKPPTMRWPYLTLLITISVGLAIAQEYLFQRFHKKPIVKFRSPKDIDAFVYFAIKFLPTVVAVTFGVFWQFTDFEVRRLEAFYQLSRQQGALASKSINADYVTSYSFWRPFRAIKLGHYAVALSSFASTLAVSLVPTCAAASIILTPSRKERMENPSDMKEIFVASVWSRLLTVTLVLCAAMGCGLLYVLQTRRSGLLSDVRGIAGLASMAVVSHVLMDFKDMDTAKHKDIHQKLKRRRYMLRNSSLAPYDGTSTKVETDSEQDDGAHLSEHPHPLMLRPMGCIPFIIGLILFAALIPTFLFTPAQIVTDKAAWVVTALAVILKLCWGAMETSVRMMEPYYILSKRHAHSKVLTLDYTALPFAYMPLRALLNGHFLVFLVGFGSVMAEFLTILVTSLATVDGQDFITGYGINKYNKGKWKDDKEDGEILNSGQETIRSFYITLGATLFILIYMFVVSNMVFFRRRHPFLPRQPNTIASILAFIHQSKMLYNFVGTSKLNNTEMAKKLDDGKTYGLGWFTGRDGQTHCGVDQEELTSSYKHGVDYTTMNNPWNAQWDVL, from the coding sequence ATGGCATACCAAGATGACCAGGCTGAAGAGCCCTTTCGAACTTACGAGCCATATCAACCTGCTGGCTCTGCAACCGCATCGCAAAGGCCCGCAACAAGACAACCACATCTGAGCCATCGCGTCTCTGCCATGACGATATATTCCGACGATAACTCGTACCCTCAGCTTCATGGCCGCGAATCTATGGTGTCTCTCGACTCCTATGCAGGAAACTCGAGCCCCCCCCAACAGGAATATGACGGACATTCGTACGCTGCTGGGTCTGGATGGTCCGCATCATTTGGCTACAATGGAGCGGGGGGATCGTATGCGCCTGTGTCTGCAGCTGGGCCTCCTCCTTCACGGTTTCCATCTAGAGCCAAGCGTGCATACGGCTCATCTCTCGGAAGAACCATTCCAGAGGAAAGCACTGAAGACGAAGCATACGATCTGTCATTGCTTGGTGGTGCAGCGCCCATGGGCCACTCTGGCCGCTATGATCCGATaaaggaggatgaggatgatgtgtCTCCTGGCTTCGACTTGAGCGCCGCGCTAGGGCCAATGACCTCGCACGATGAGGTTTTCGTGAAGAAGCTTCAGGCGCAAGAGGCTAGCGGGATGTTGACAGGAGGCTTGGGCCAAGGGTTTCACGCGGACGTCAAGATGCGCGATGCCGAACTTCTGTCGTCGACCCCATCTGTTCAGAGGAGTCTGTCTCGGTCCTTTTCGCGCCGCAAGCCGCCTGCGCATCTTGGCCGATTTGAGACGATCCGACAAAGAGGACAGGACGAAGCTAATCGGAAAGGAGAAGTCATTGAGGTGATATTAGAGGAGGGACCAGGCGCCGACCTGAGCAGCATCGAGGGACTCAGCACGGTTGCGTCTAATGATTTCCGCCGATCAACTTTCCCGACTAAGGAGGGCAAGACGGAAATATTCTACCCTCAACCGAATTGGAAGCCTCCAACAATGCGATGGCCCTACCTCACATTGCTGATTACAATATCGGTCGGGTTGGCTATTGCGCAGGAATATCTTTTTCAACGATTTCACAAAAAGCCTATTGTAAAATTCCGGTCACCCAAAGATATAGACGCCTTTGTCTATTTTGCAATCAAATTCTTACCGACAGTAGTTGCGGTTACTTTCGGCGTGTTCTGGCAGTTTACTGACTTCGAAGTCCGCCGCCTGGAGGCTTTCTACCAGCTATCCAGACAGCAGGGTGCTCTGGCTTCCAAGTCAATCAATGCCGACTATGTCACAAGCTACAGCTTCTGGCGACCTTTTCGAGCAATCAAGCTTGGCCACTATGCGGTGGCTTTGTCTTCTTTCGCCTCAACACTTGCCGTTTCCCTCGTACCAACCTGTGCAGCTGCGTCGATCATACTCACACCGAGCCGCAAGGAGCGTATGGAAAATCCCAGTGACATGAAGGAGATCTTTGTGGCCTCGGTCTGGTCGCGACTTTTGACGGTTACTTTGGTATTATGTGCAGCCATGGGATGCGGCTTACTATATGTTTTACAAACTCGACGATCAGGCCTACTCTCTGATGTCAGAGGCATTGCTGGTCTTGCTAGCATGGCTGTAGTGAGCCATGTCCTGATGGACTTCAAAGATATGGACACAGCCAAGCATAAAGACATCCACCAAAAGTTGAAGCGTCGTCGATACATGCTGAGAAATTCTTCGCTTGCACCTTACGATGGCACAAGCACAAAGGTGGAAACGGACAGCGAACAGGATGACGGCGCCCATCTCTCGGAGCACCCGCATCCCCTGATGCTACGTCCAATGGGATGTATCCCTTTCATCATCGGGTTGATCCTCTTTGCAGCATTGATCCCAACCTTTCTCTTCACTCCCGCCCAGATCGTCACAGACAAGGCTGCCTGGGTCGTCACAGCGTTGGCCGTCATCCTCAAGCTATGCTGGGGCGCGATGGAGACATCCGTTCGTATGATGGAGCCTTACTATATCCTTTCAAAGCGACATGCGCACTCAAAAGTTCTTACCCTTGATTACACCGCACTGCCGTTTGCTTATATGCCACTGCGAGCGCTCTTGAACGGCCACTTTCTAGTATTTCTTGTTGGGTTCGGTAGTGTCATGGCTGAATTCCTGACGATCCTTGTAACCAGCCTTGCAACGGTGGATGGGCAAGACTTTATCACAGGATATGGAATAAATAAATACAACAAAGGGAAGTGGAAAGACGACAAGGAGGATGGTGAAATACTCAACTCTGGACAGGAGACGATACGCTCATTCTATATCACCCTCGGCGCCACATTATTTATACTGATCTACATGTTTGTTGTCTCAAACATGGTGTTCTTCCGCCGACGCCATCCTTTCCTGCCGCGTCAGCCCAACACTATTGCGTCAATTCTGGCTTTTATCCACCAGAGCAAGATGCTGTACAACTTTGTGGGAACGTCGAAGCTAAATAACACAGAGATGGCGAAGAAACTTGATGACGGTAAGACGTATGGACTAGGATGGTTTACCGGAAGAGATGGACAGACACACTGCGGAGTGGACCAGGAGGAACTGACTAGTTCGTACAAACATGGTGTCGACTACACGACGATGAACAATCCGTGGAATGCACAGTGGGATGTGCTGTAG
- a CDS encoding uncharacterized protein (transient receptor potential ion channel-domain containing protein) gives MWSCIMKPLAVLASVAALASPVSGEKILYSNSLNSCQKDNGFKATLFNVALTPNNGSAFVKAVATSSIQGKVIFDIRLSAYGYQFLQQTVDPCTINLAGLCPMVSGKIPFKFNLPVGKENLKQVPGIAYSVPDLDATVRVYVNMSSTGESVACVEADFSNGKTVDLKGVKWATAIIAGLGLISSAVVSGVGHANTAAHVASNSLSLFGYFQAQAILGLTSVGLPPIVSSWTQDFQWSMGIIRVGFMQDIFTWYQRATGGTPESILYNVRQVSVEVQKRSLQAASTSIDLFKRSAAMMPRSITEPIGHAAGALAKRANIQTEDGTYIVYGIQRVAFKSRIETTNLFMTGLTFFCIFVVITCLAIAAFKGVCELCVRQKWMAPDKFLEFRNGWMTVLKGILFRLTLIGFPQMVILCLWEFTQQDSPAEVVLAVFFLLGMTFTLAWGASKVIRIARRSVAMHRNPAYILFSDPQALNKWGFLYVQFRASAYYFIVPVLVYTVVKAMFVALAQKNDVAQAVGFIIIEVGFLIAASVLRPWMDKPTNSFNIAIAAINFINAIFLLIFSNVFGLPKIVVGVVGVVLFVLNAAFALILLLMLIVSTALVFFRKNPDARYQFMADDRASFMKSQTQVNATTELDALAATARGDKAGYSNKHLDLDEEDSVSSESLRRRAEMNNQSQTSFQRGDVPPRSPVNPAMPLFPADGQRPASPFRNASPNPYQQSTSNLSQQRSAGDSSPGGYRSQNNASPWQRGAGYEH, from the exons ATGTGGTCTTGTATCATGAAACCACTGGCGGTCCTCGCCTCAGTGGCAGCCCTGGCCTCACCCGTTTCTGGAGAGAAGATTCTTTACTCCAACTCGCTCAACAGTTGCCAGAAGGATAATGGTTTCAAAGCTACGCTCTTCAACGTCGCCCTGACACCAAACAACGGCTCTGCCTTTGTCAAGGCTGTGGCAACGTCATCCATCCAGGGCAAGGTTATCTTCGACATTCGACTCTCGGCATACGGCTACCAGTTCCTTCAACAGACCGTAGACCCTTGTACAATCAATCTCGCTGGTCTCTGTCCCATGGTTTCTGGAAAAATTCCATTCAAGTTCAACTTGCCAGTCGGCAAAGAAAATCTCAAACAAGTACCTGGAATCGCCTACAGTGTTCCCGATCTCGACGCTACCGTCCGTGTTTATGTCAATATGTCCAGCACTGGTGAGAGCGTCGCATGTGTCGAAGCTGATTTTTCCAACGGAAAAACGGTTGATCTCAAAGGTGTCAAGTGGGCTACTGCCATCATTGCCGGCCTTGGTCTGATTTCTTCTGCCGTTGTTTCCGGGGTCGGTCACGCCAACACTGCTGCTCATGTCGCTTCTAACTCGCTTTCCTTGTTTGGCTATTTCCAGGCACAGGCCATTCTTGGTCTCACCAGCGTCGGACTCCCCCCAATCGTTTCCTCTTGGACTCAGGATTTCCAGTGGTCAATGGGAATCATCCGCGTTGGCTTCATGCAGGACATTTTTACGTGGTACCAACGAGCAACTGGCGGCACACCCGAGTCTATTTTGTACAATGTCCGCCAAGTGTCGGTCGAGGTTCAGAAACGAAGTTTGCAGGCTGCTTCTACTAGTATCGATCTCTTCAAACGTAGTGCCGCCATGATGCCTCGAAGTATCACGGAGCCCATCGGTCATGCTGCTGGGGCACTCGCCAAGCGCGCCAATATCCAAACCGAGGATGGCACTTATATCGTGTACGGTATTCAGCGAGTTGCTTTCAAGTCTAGGATTGAAACCACCAACCTGTTCATGACCGGCCTCACTTTCTTTTGCATCTTCGTGGTTATCACATGTCTGGCTATTGCTGCCTTCAAGGGTGTATGCGAACTGTGCGTTCGTCAGAAGTGGATGGCCCCAGACAAATTTTTGGAATTCCGAAACGGTTGGATGACTGTCCTAAAGGGCATCCTCTTCCGTCTGACGCTCATTGGCTTCCCTCAGATGGTCATCCTTTGTTTGTGGGAATTCACTCAACAGGATTCGCCTGCTGAAGTCGTTCTCgctgtcttcttcctcttgggAATGACCTTCACACTCGCTTGGGGCGCCAGCAAGGTCATCCGCATCGCTCGCCGTTCTGTTGCCATGCACCGAAACCCAGCCTACATCCTCTTCTCGGATCCCCAGGCCCTCAACAAGTGGGGTTTCCTCTACGTTCAATTCCGAGCTTCTGCTTACTACTTCATTGTTCCCGTCCTTGTCTACACTGTGGTCAAGGCCATGTTTGTTGCATTGGCTCAGAAAAACGATGTGGCACAGGCAGTTGGGTTTATCATCATTGAGGTCGGTTTCTTAATTGCCGCCTCGGTTCTTCGACCCTGGATGGATAAACCCACCAACTCGTTCAACATCGCTATTGCTGCTATCAACTTCATTAACGCCAtctttctcctcatcttttCTAATGTGTTCGGGCTGCCTAAGATTGTCGTTGGTGTCGTTGGTGTCGTGTTGTTCGTTTTGAATGCTGCGTTCGCacttattcttcttctcatgcTTATCGTCTCGAcggccttggtcttcttcCGCAAGAACCCTGATGCACGATACCAGTTCATGGCCGACGATCGTGCGTCGTTCATGAAGTCTCAAACCCAGGTCAACGCCACAACCGAGCTTGATGCTCTTGCCGCTACTGCCCGAGGTGACAAGGCTGGTTATAGCAACAAGCACCTCGATCTCGATGAGGAGGACTCGGTGTCTTCTGAGAGCTTGAGAAGGCGGGCGGAGATGAACAACCAGTCCCAAACATCGTTTCAACGGGGCGATGTTCCTCCCCGGTCTCCTGTGAACCCCGCCATGCCACTTTTCCCTGCTGACGGACAACGACCGGCAAGCCCGTTCCGCAATGCGTCACCAAACCCATACCAACAGTCGACATCCAATCTCTCTCAACAACGGTCGGCAGGCGACAGTAGCCCAGGTGGTTACAGATCACAGAACAACGCCAG CCCTTGGCAGCGTGGTGCTGGTTACGAGCACTAA